The following are encoded in a window of Kitasatospora sp. NBC_01250 genomic DNA:
- a CDS encoding MFS transporter, with amino-acid sequence MTSTRTPAAPPATPPLPRPERIGRLLGPLPGGPRYATALVVDALGAGLLRPFLLLYAIGVLHLGASVAGLALSAGMLVGLAAVAPLGRWIDRGARSQVVTATLLTRAAGVGALLAAPGTTGFVLAAALLGTGTQTWPTAHAALVATLVEGRARDTALAAGRSLRNAGLGAGALIATLALAGGAGTLRGLALLTAAGYLLAAALAWSLRVTAPPATPPTTPARRAITRRAGQSPALPGMTVLGLANLPFALCFDVLEVALPVLLVTHLHASPAWSSGIFVGNTALVIIAQVAVVTRLAHRSRRSVLAGSGVLLALSYAGFWLAERLGGVGAPAAVALVAVLYTCGEIGYAGSGTALVVATAPPERLGRALARWELSNGLGRALAPTVLTALLAAGSGLLWGTLAAGTLLGAAVISRRRPGLT; translated from the coding sequence ATGACCTCGACCAGAACCCCGGCGGCACCGCCCGCGACTCCTCCCCTCCCCCGCCCCGAACGCATCGGGCGGCTGCTGGGGCCGCTGCCCGGCGGCCCGAGGTACGCGACCGCGCTGGTGGTGGACGCGCTCGGTGCCGGCCTGCTGCGCCCCTTCCTACTGCTCTACGCGATCGGGGTGCTGCACCTGGGGGCCTCGGTGGCCGGACTCGCGCTCTCCGCAGGGATGCTGGTGGGGCTCGCGGCGGTGGCCCCGCTGGGCCGCTGGATCGACCGGGGCGCGCGCTCCCAGGTGGTCACCGCGACCCTGCTGACCCGGGCCGCGGGCGTCGGCGCGCTGCTCGCCGCGCCCGGCACCACCGGCTTCGTGCTCGCCGCGGCGCTGCTGGGCACCGGCACCCAGACCTGGCCGACCGCCCACGCCGCGCTGGTGGCCACCCTGGTCGAGGGCCGGGCCCGGGACACCGCGCTGGCCGCCGGCCGCTCGCTGCGCAACGCCGGGCTCGGCGCCGGCGCGCTGATCGCCACGCTGGCGCTGGCCGGGGGTGCCGGCACGCTGCGCGGCCTGGCGCTGCTCACGGCGGCGGGGTACCTGCTGGCGGCGGCCCTGGCCTGGTCGCTGCGGGTCACCGCCCCACCGGCCACGCCACCGACCACGCCCGCCCGACGGGCCATCACCCGGCGGGCAGGGCAGTCGCCCGCCCTGCCCGGGATGACCGTGCTCGGGCTGGCGAACCTGCCCTTCGCGCTCTGCTTCGACGTCCTGGAGGTCGCGCTTCCGGTGCTGCTGGTCACCCACCTGCACGCCTCGCCGGCCTGGTCCTCGGGCATCTTCGTGGGCAACACCGCGCTGGTGATCATCGCCCAGGTCGCGGTGGTGACCCGGCTGGCGCACCGCTCGCGCCGCTCGGTGCTGGCCGGCTCCGGCGTGCTGCTGGCCCTGTCCTACGCCGGTTTCTGGCTGGCCGAGCGGCTGGGCGGGGTGGGCGCGCCGGCGGCCGTGGCGCTGGTGGCGGTGCTCTACACCTGCGGCGAGATCGGCTACGCAGGCAGCGGGACGGCCCTGGTGGTGGCCACCGCCCCGCCCGAGCGCCTGGGCCGCGCGCTCGCCCGCTGGGAGCTGTCCAACGGGCTGGGCCGGGCGCTGGCCCCCACCGTGCTCACCGCCCTGCTCGCCGCGGGCAGCGGCCTGCTCTGGGGCACCCTGGCCGCCGGCACCCTGCTGGGCGCGGCGGTGATCAGCCGCCGGCGGCCCGGCCTCACCTGA
- a CDS encoding DUF5937 family protein, translated as MSVIIETAGLPPERLLFTPSPLAELTAMLHVLAEPAHHPALHGWAGTTAAALRPELADRLLEADFLWRSSRADFLLPAIPGASLAEELDAIDRLDDERYVAGALIASCGLNRLALRPHSPLTDPVERERAIELANARGPRQAAFADRLLSDPAAVRAIVRRLLEDCAEAFFADAWARVLPVLAADARHKADLLAHRGLAEALAAVSPAVGYDARQGRIVIDKLQSSSTSAASTGLTFVPTVFGRPHLVVVYAAGWRPVVQYPVAESGVQAPAALDRVQQRLEALANPARLRLARTLARGEHTTGELAAAWQLTEPEVSRHLAVLRRAELVLSRRRGRYVLYRLDLGVSARLGTDLLEAVLR; from the coding sequence ATGAGCGTGATCATCGAGACCGCCGGACTGCCGCCCGAGCGGCTGCTCTTCACCCCCTCGCCGCTGGCCGAGCTGACCGCGATGCTGCACGTGCTCGCCGAGCCGGCGCACCATCCGGCGCTGCACGGCTGGGCGGGCACCACTGCCGCCGCGCTGCGCCCCGAGCTGGCGGACCGGCTGCTGGAGGCGGACTTCCTCTGGCGCTCGTCGCGCGCCGACTTCCTGCTCCCGGCCATCCCCGGGGCCTCGCTGGCCGAGGAACTGGACGCGATCGACCGGCTCGACGACGAGCGCTACGTGGCCGGTGCGCTGATCGCCAGCTGCGGATTGAACCGGCTCGCGCTGCGCCCCCACTCGCCGCTGACCGACCCGGTGGAGCGGGAGCGGGCCATCGAGCTGGCGAACGCCCGCGGGCCCAGGCAGGCGGCCTTCGCCGACCGGCTGCTCTCCGATCCGGCTGCCGTCCGGGCCATCGTGCGCCGCCTGCTGGAGGACTGCGCCGAGGCCTTCTTCGCGGACGCCTGGGCCCGGGTGCTGCCGGTGCTGGCCGCCGACGCCCGGCACAAGGCCGACCTGCTGGCCCACCGTGGCCTGGCCGAGGCGCTGGCGGCCGTCTCCCCGGCGGTGGGCTACGACGCCCGGCAGGGGCGGATCGTCATCGACAAGCTGCAGTCCAGCTCGACCAGTGCGGCGAGCACCGGCCTGACCTTCGTGCCCACCGTGTTCGGACGTCCGCACCTGGTGGTGGTGTACGCCGCGGGCTGGCGCCCGGTGGTGCAGTACCCGGTCGCGGAGTCCGGGGTGCAGGCGCCGGCCGCGCTGGACCGGGTGCAGCAGCGGCTGGAGGCGCTCGCCAATCCGGCCAGGCTCCGGCTCGCCCGCACCCTGGCGCGTGGTGAGCACACCACCGGCGAGCTGGCCGCGGCCTGGCAGCTGACCGAGCCGGAGGTCTCCCGGCACCTCGCGGTGCTGCGCAGGGCCGAGCTGGTGCTCAGCCGGCGGCGTGGCCGATATGTGCTGTACCGCCTGGACTTGGGTGTCAGTGCCCGATTGGGGACCGACCTGCTGGAAGCCGTGCTGCGCTAG